A window from Catenulispora sp. MAP5-51 encodes these proteins:
- a CDS encoding epoxide hydrolase family protein, with translation MRVDPFTVSVPDEVLTDLRERIGRTRWPEAAPGEAWSQGVEVGYLRELLAYWADGFDWRAAERELNRYRHQVAEVDGVRIHFVHHCGSGDERTPLILTHGWPSTFAEMLGLVDRLGDRFDLVVPSLPGYVFSQRPAQVGVDRRYVAGMWHRLMRGLGYERYGACGGDFGAGVATHMALLEPERVIGIHLSTPEMEPYTGPGTPPLTGEEQAYLAQLSRWEETERGYSAVQSTRPQTLGYGLNDSPAGLAAWVLDKWRSWSDSGGDLDGTFGRDSLLTMLTLWWATDSITASMRDYYDNRWHGSPIGPEDRVRVPTAMAVFANEFVPEGQVPRSWYERLYQVRRWTAFPRGGHFAAMEQPDLLAGDIAEFFGGLT, from the coding sequence ATGCGCGTTGATCCTTTCACCGTCTCCGTGCCGGACGAGGTCCTGACCGATCTGCGGGAGCGGATCGGGCGGACCCGGTGGCCGGAGGCGGCGCCCGGGGAGGCGTGGAGTCAGGGCGTCGAGGTGGGGTATCTGCGCGAGTTGTTGGCCTATTGGGCCGATGGGTTCGACTGGCGCGCTGCGGAACGTGAGCTCAATCGGTATCGGCATCAGGTGGCTGAGGTCGATGGGGTGCGGATCCACTTCGTACATCACTGTGGCAGCGGCGACGAGCGGACCCCGTTGATCCTGACGCACGGCTGGCCCAGCACGTTCGCGGAGATGCTGGGACTGGTGGACCGGCTCGGCGACCGGTTCGACCTGGTGGTGCCCTCGCTGCCGGGATACGTGTTCTCGCAGCGTCCGGCGCAGGTCGGTGTGGACCGGCGGTACGTGGCGGGGATGTGGCACCGGCTCATGCGGGGGCTCGGGTACGAGCGGTACGGCGCCTGCGGCGGCGACTTCGGAGCCGGTGTGGCCACGCATATGGCGCTGCTGGAACCCGAGCGCGTGATCGGGATCCATCTGAGCACGCCGGAGATGGAGCCGTACACCGGCCCCGGCACGCCGCCGCTGACCGGCGAGGAGCAGGCGTACCTGGCGCAGTTGTCGCGCTGGGAGGAGACCGAGCGCGGCTACAGCGCGGTGCAGTCCACGCGTCCGCAGACGCTCGGCTACGGGCTGAACGACTCCCCCGCGGGCCTGGCGGCGTGGGTGCTGGACAAGTGGCGCTCCTGGTCGGACAGCGGCGGCGACCTGGACGGCACATTCGGGCGCGACAGCCTGCTGACGATGCTGACGCTGTGGTGGGCGACCGACTCCATCACCGCCTCGATGCGCGACTACTACGACAACCGATGGCACGGCAGCCCGATCGGACCGGAGGACCGGGTCCGGGTGCCGACCGCGATGGCGGTGTTCGCGAACGAGTTCGTGCCCGAGGGCCAGGTGCCGCGCTCCTGGTACGAGCGGTTGTACCAGGTGCGGCGGTGGACGGCTTTCCCGCGCGGCGGGCATTTCGCGGCGATGGAGCAGCCGGACTTGCTGGCCGGGGACATCGCCGAGTTCTTCGGCGGGTTGACCTAG
- a CDS encoding glycoside hydrolase family 9 protein yields the protein MVSRARPRVRRRKTVAALTAVGLAGLTVGAATVLSQSAQAALVQKAQTTGLVRVDQAGYLAGEVKQAYLMTGGAVSGATFSVLDAGGKSVLTGKVGGTSLGKWNTAYPDVYPIVFSGLKTPGTYHIAVAGSASGTSPSFTVTGADSLYGKLVTDGVTFFQTQRDGSDVIPGALDRKPSHLNDSSASIYAWPKFAAGGSDAITTSDLTKLSGTVDVSGGWFDAGDYLKFSNNEAFGDITLLAAQRALGSAAPATLTAEAHYGETWLNKAWNQNTKTLVLQVGIGSGNSAGTFFGDHDLWRLPQKDDGDTATADRYAAAHRPAFLAASPGAKISPNIAGRVAAAFALAAQVDAAANPKQAAAEYQAAASVYAQADTTAPPSPLTTALPNAYYPESIWHDAMELGGTELALAAQKLGHSPSAYLSQAATYAKDYIASDTGDTFNLYDNSALAHADLIKAIKAAGNPSGLAVTPAALTADLKRQVQSAASKAASDVFHAGGNYADFDVDAHTFGFLTEEALYRQASGDTSFQAFATEQRDWLLGANAWGLAFMVGEGSNFPKCMQHQVANLSGSLTGTGAIATGAVMNGPNNTSNFSGGLGSYQDGMKQCPAGGTDAYNKFTGHSSRFSDDVRSWQTDEPALDMTGSAVLGAAMQEVLGG from the coding sequence ATGGTTTCCAGGGCACGACCGCGCGTCCGCCGCCGCAAGACGGTCGCCGCGCTCACCGCCGTCGGCCTGGCCGGCCTCACCGTCGGCGCCGCCACCGTCCTGTCGCAGAGCGCGCAGGCGGCGCTTGTCCAGAAGGCGCAGACCACCGGGCTGGTCCGCGTCGACCAGGCCGGGTACCTGGCCGGCGAGGTGAAGCAGGCGTACCTGATGACCGGCGGGGCCGTGTCCGGGGCGACGTTCTCGGTGCTGGACGCCGGCGGCAAGTCAGTGCTCACCGGCAAGGTCGGGGGAACCAGCCTGGGCAAGTGGAACACCGCCTACCCGGACGTCTACCCGATCGTCTTCAGCGGTCTGAAAACGCCGGGGACCTACCACATCGCCGTCGCCGGCAGCGCCTCCGGGACCTCGCCGTCGTTCACCGTCACCGGCGCCGACTCGCTGTACGGCAAGCTGGTCACCGACGGCGTCACCTTCTTCCAGACCCAGCGCGACGGTTCGGACGTCATCCCCGGCGCCCTGGACCGCAAGCCCTCGCACCTGAACGACTCCTCGGCGAGCATCTACGCCTGGCCGAAGTTCGCCGCCGGCGGCTCGGACGCCATCACCACCTCCGACCTGACCAAGCTGTCCGGCACAGTCGACGTCTCCGGGGGCTGGTTCGATGCCGGGGACTACCTGAAGTTCTCCAACAACGAGGCCTTCGGCGACATCACACTGCTGGCCGCGCAGCGCGCCCTGGGCTCGGCGGCCCCGGCCACCCTGACCGCCGAGGCGCACTACGGCGAGACCTGGCTGAACAAGGCCTGGAACCAGAACACGAAGACGCTGGTCCTCCAGGTCGGCATCGGCTCGGGCAACTCCGCGGGCACCTTCTTCGGCGACCACGACTTGTGGCGGCTGCCGCAGAAGGACGACGGCGACACCGCCACCGCCGACCGCTACGCCGCCGCGCACCGCCCGGCGTTCCTGGCCGCAAGCCCTGGCGCGAAAATCAGCCCGAACATCGCCGGCCGCGTGGCCGCCGCGTTCGCGCTGGCCGCGCAGGTGGACGCCGCCGCCAACCCCAAGCAGGCCGCCGCCGAATACCAGGCCGCCGCCTCGGTCTACGCCCAGGCCGACACCACCGCCCCGCCGAGCCCCCTGACCACCGCGCTGCCGAACGCGTACTACCCCGAGTCGATCTGGCACGACGCGATGGAGCTCGGCGGCACCGAACTCGCCCTGGCCGCGCAGAAGCTGGGCCACAGCCCTTCGGCGTACCTGTCGCAGGCGGCCACCTACGCCAAGGACTACATCGCCTCCGACACCGGCGACACGTTCAACCTCTACGACAACAGCGCCCTGGCCCACGCCGACCTGATCAAGGCGATCAAAGCCGCGGGCAACCCCTCGGGCCTGGCCGTCACCCCGGCGGCGCTGACCGCCGACCTGAAGCGCCAGGTGCAGTCGGCGGCGAGCAAGGCGGCCTCCGATGTCTTCCACGCCGGCGGTAACTACGCCGACTTCGACGTCGACGCCCACACCTTCGGCTTCCTCACCGAGGAGGCGCTGTACCGGCAGGCCAGCGGCGACACCTCGTTCCAGGCCTTCGCCACCGAGCAGCGCGACTGGCTGCTGGGGGCCAACGCCTGGGGGCTGGCGTTCATGGTGGGGGAGGGCAGCAACTTCCCCAAGTGCATGCAGCACCAGGTGGCCAACCTGTCCGGCAGCCTGACCGGCACCGGCGCGATCGCCACCGGCGCGGTGATGAACGGCCCGAACAACACCAGCAACTTCTCCGGCGGCCTGGGCTCCTACCAGGACGGGATGAAGCAGTGCCCGGCCGGCGGCACCGACGCGTACAACAAGTTCACCGGCCACAGCAGCCGTTTCTCCGACGACGTCCGCTCCTGGCAGACCGACGAACCGGCGCTGGACATGACCGGCTCTGCGGTCCTGGGCGCGGCGATGCAGGAGGTGCTGGGCGGCTGA
- a CDS encoding WD40 repeat domain-containing protein has product MIDEALLHHEVPQSEAFAAASHMVEEAQALAPETLADLWIDIGYLYTAERDEEIPDDEAAASEVWLRRAEQAALRTLISAELSTRQCADLALACVAFAGHRVGRMLWNHLAPPELSIELICPGCDAEIDSEIFPVGLGLPRIETPDAGPWGAAVALVEQARDSGGLDAAWSPFLDIAAAVAAAGVPADAPAEAVLCLVAVIVAVRSTPRWAGLEWARELLKLTGGCHCDYCGNDWTVADCSEARREDARPLADSTQETPLPASALPAPRPVSVETYKRTLLSSEGSGIDAVALIARAGHPTLVAGGGNGKLIHLWDLATGEPYGKALTGHPDRIRTLAAVPLSDGRTLLASGGDSGAVGLWDPYAPEEESVPLQAPVGNATGALVGICAVPMPDGRTLFATATDRGWAKLRDPLSTTVRGGLNPRGRDLTAIIGLPLAAGHTAVAAVARDREVHLWDPQVSDPWDAELSPTRDRPVGELIAAVPDGDRALLAIAGRDGSIALWDPATWKPTGVTLPPDPTKRAPVAMVGTTHPDGRVLVVVCASDGRSLRVWEPGTDDVVTVEVGVTVTALAAEGGTLIVGHRRGAITIDFGP; this is encoded by the coding sequence ATGATCGACGAAGCGCTGCTGCACCACGAGGTTCCGCAGAGCGAGGCCTTTGCCGCCGCCTCCCACATGGTCGAGGAGGCGCAGGCGCTCGCCCCCGAGACCCTGGCCGACCTCTGGATCGACATCGGGTACCTCTATACCGCGGAACGGGATGAGGAGATTCCCGATGACGAGGCGGCCGCGTCCGAGGTCTGGCTGCGGCGTGCGGAACAGGCAGCGTTGCGCACCCTGATCTCCGCCGAGCTGTCGACCAGACAGTGCGCCGATCTGGCACTGGCCTGTGTCGCCTTCGCCGGGCACCGGGTCGGCCGCATGCTGTGGAACCACCTCGCTCCTCCCGAACTCTCCATAGAACTCATCTGTCCCGGGTGCGACGCGGAGATCGACAGCGAGATTTTCCCCGTCGGTCTAGGGCTGCCTCGGATCGAGACGCCGGATGCAGGGCCCTGGGGTGCCGCCGTCGCCTTGGTGGAGCAGGCGCGCGACAGCGGCGGTCTGGATGCGGCGTGGTCCCCGTTCCTCGACATCGCCGCTGCCGTGGCAGCCGCCGGGGTCCCCGCGGATGCGCCGGCCGAAGCGGTGCTGTGCCTGGTCGCCGTCATCGTCGCGGTACGGAGCACACCTCGGTGGGCCGGGCTGGAGTGGGCCCGGGAGTTGCTGAAGCTCACCGGAGGCTGCCACTGCGACTACTGCGGCAACGACTGGACCGTCGCTGATTGTTCAGAGGCGCGGCGCGAAGATGCGCGTCCGCTGGCCGACAGCACGCAGGAGACTCCTCTGCCGGCCTCCGCTCTCCCCGCGCCTCGACCGGTCTCCGTGGAGACCTATAAAAGAACCCTGCTTTCCTCTGAAGGCTCAGGGATCGACGCGGTGGCGCTCATCGCCCGTGCCGGCCACCCGACACTCGTCGCCGGTGGCGGGAACGGAAAGCTGATCCACCTGTGGGACCTGGCCACCGGTGAGCCGTACGGTAAGGCGCTGACCGGCCATCCGGACCGCATCCGGACGCTGGCGGCGGTCCCACTGTCCGACGGCCGGACCCTGCTGGCCAGCGGCGGCGACTCCGGAGCCGTCGGGCTCTGGGATCCGTACGCGCCGGAGGAGGAGTCCGTACCGCTGCAAGCCCCGGTCGGCAACGCGACCGGCGCGCTGGTCGGGATCTGCGCCGTCCCCATGCCCGACGGCCGGACCCTGTTCGCCACCGCCACCGATCGCGGCTGGGCGAAACTCCGCGACCCACTGAGCACGACAGTACGGGGCGGCCTCAATCCCCGCGGCCGGGACCTCACGGCGATCATCGGCCTCCCGCTGGCGGCCGGGCACACGGCGGTCGCGGCCGTGGCCCGGGACCGCGAGGTGCACCTGTGGGATCCGCAGGTGTCAGATCCCTGGGACGCCGAGCTGAGTCCGACACGCGACCGTCCGGTCGGCGAGCTCATAGCCGCGGTCCCGGACGGTGATCGCGCGCTGCTGGCCATTGCCGGCCGCGACGGTTCCATCGCGCTGTGGGACCCGGCCACCTGGAAGCCCACCGGCGTGACGCTGCCGCCGGACCCCACGAAACGGGCTCCCGTCGCCATGGTCGGGACGACCCACCCCGACGGCCGCGTCCTGGTGGTCGTCTGCGCCAGTGATGGACGGAGCCTGCGGGTCTGGGAGCCCGGGACCGACGACGTGGTCACCGTCGAGGTCGGGGTCACGGTCACGGCGCTGGCCGCCGAGGGCGGGACGCTGATCGTCGGACACCGCCGCGGGGCCATCACCATCGACTTCGGCCCCTGA
- a CDS encoding GtrA family protein — MAAVVRRLPFGLSRVVAPSLLGFAVINGFTFSVDLVLLTLAHRLLHWPYPAAVTVSYLAAFALSFVLNRAFNFRSHGALGAQTAQYAVAVGVNYLVFVLGVGSGLTAMGVGYTVARILSGLAEGAYMYCVMRWVVFRNPPTV, encoded by the coding sequence ATGGCCGCCGTGGTGCGCCGGCTGCCGTTCGGGCTCTCGCGCGTCGTGGCGCCGAGCCTGCTCGGGTTCGCGGTCATCAACGGGTTCACCTTCTCGGTGGACCTGGTCCTGCTGACGCTGGCGCACCGGCTGCTGCACTGGCCGTATCCGGCGGCGGTCACGGTGTCCTACCTGGCCGCGTTCGCGCTGAGCTTCGTGCTGAACCGGGCGTTCAACTTCCGGTCGCACGGTGCGCTGGGGGCGCAGACCGCTCAGTATGCGGTGGCGGTCGGGGTGAACTATCTGGTGTTCGTGCTCGGGGTCGGCAGTGGCCTGACCGCGATGGGGGTCGGGTACACCGTGGCGCGCATTCTGTCGGGGCTCGCCGAGGGGGCGTACATGTACTGCGTCATGCGCTGGGTGGTGTTCCGGAACCCCCCGACGGTCTGA
- a CDS encoding ROK family protein produces MNTPGARPTPATSATVRELNLRTVWRVIGEHAPISRAEISRATGISKPTVSAVLEDLLQIGLVVETADASRGFTYGAVFFKPRPEAAHALAFDVGARHLRAALVGLDAEEVVRRDAEVEGLDADGMVGASVRLAQELTAAAGVGPESVQHAVIGVPGVVDQRDGRVWQAANVPGMEGFGARETFSAALQIPVTVENDINLAAHGEYARGSGGSADSFLFLSIGTGVGAGLVLGGNLLRGFKGAAGELDSAFEPVFVEGDDGLEADVPTHMDPCAMAILQYAADKLPGEKDLAMERVFELARAQDPGALDVVGEEARRIANYVAVAAAVVDVELVVLGGGIGLNGDLLLGPVADRLAGRLPYPPRLETSALGSGAVLAGAEALAASLTVEQLIRDYFRG; encoded by the coding sequence ATGAACACACCAGGCGCCAGGCCCACCCCGGCCACGTCGGCCACGGTCCGCGAGCTGAACCTGCGGACGGTGTGGCGCGTGATCGGGGAGCACGCGCCGATCTCGCGGGCCGAGATCTCGCGGGCCACCGGGATCTCCAAGCCGACGGTCTCGGCGGTGCTGGAGGACCTGCTGCAGATCGGGCTGGTGGTGGAGACCGCCGACGCCTCGCGCGGCTTCACCTACGGCGCGGTGTTCTTCAAGCCGCGCCCGGAGGCGGCGCACGCGCTGGCCTTCGACGTGGGGGCGCGCCATCTGCGGGCGGCGCTGGTCGGACTGGACGCCGAGGAAGTGGTGCGGCGCGACGCCGAGGTGGAGGGGCTGGACGCGGACGGCATGGTCGGCGCCTCGGTCCGGCTGGCCCAGGAGCTCACCGCGGCCGCCGGGGTCGGGCCGGAGTCGGTGCAGCACGCGGTCATCGGCGTGCCGGGTGTCGTGGACCAGCGCGACGGCCGGGTGTGGCAGGCGGCCAACGTCCCGGGGATGGAGGGCTTCGGCGCCCGGGAGACGTTCAGCGCGGCCCTGCAGATCCCGGTCACCGTCGAGAACGACATCAACCTGGCCGCGCACGGCGAGTACGCCCGCGGCAGCGGCGGCAGCGCCGACAGCTTCCTGTTCCTGTCGATCGGCACAGGCGTCGGCGCCGGGCTCGTACTCGGCGGCAACCTGCTGCGCGGGTTCAAGGGCGCGGCCGGCGAGCTGGACAGCGCCTTCGAGCCGGTCTTCGTCGAGGGCGACGACGGCCTGGAGGCGGACGTGCCGACGCACATGGACCCCTGCGCCATGGCGATCCTGCAGTACGCCGCGGACAAGCTGCCCGGCGAGAAGGACCTGGCCATGGAGCGCGTCTTCGAGCTGGCGCGGGCGCAGGACCCGGGGGCGCTGGACGTAGTGGGCGAGGAGGCACGGCGGATCGCGAACTACGTCGCGGTGGCAGCGGCGGTGGTGGACGTGGAGCTGGTGGTGCTCGGCGGCGGGATCGGCCTGAACGGCGACCTGCTGCTGGGCCCGGTGGCCGACCGGCTGGCCGGCCGGCTGCCGTACCCGCCGCGCCTGGAGACCTCGGCGCTGGGCAGCGGGGCGGTGCTGGCCGGGGCGGAGGCGCTGGCGGCTTCGCTGACGGTGGAGCAGTTGATCCGGGATTACTTCCGGGGGTAG
- a CDS encoding KamA family radical SAM protein: protein MQHTAAGRPGANRFQALGPNRLDEIAAKYGLDPQLRESVRLFSLVLPFRINEYVLSELIDWSAPDSDPVFHLFFPQPGMLSPDDEHRLAAARDGGDAGELARTIAGIRAGMNPHPEHQQDLNVPNDADGPVPGTQHKYEQTLLYFPSAGQTCHAYCTYCFRWAQFVGEPELRFAAAEPSRAVAYLRRHPEITDVLVTGGDPMVMSAQRLRQHIEPFLSVESLQTVRIGTKSVASWPHRYVTDHDADATLRLFEQIAEAGKTPAVMAHLSHPVELEPAIARTALARIRDTGAVVYCQAPLIGRVNDDAAAWARLWRAEQRAGAVPYYMFVARDTGPRDYFKVPLARAAEVFRDAYSSLPGLARTVRGPVMSTTGGKVAVDGVTEESGDSGTRRFFELRYLQARDPRLVGRPFRAVYSADAAWIDDLELAPGTPADIRAAVAAGRD, encoded by the coding sequence GTGCAACACACCGCCGCCGGCCGCCCCGGCGCGAACCGGTTCCAGGCCCTGGGACCCAACCGGCTCGACGAGATCGCCGCGAAGTACGGACTGGACCCGCAGCTTCGCGAGAGCGTCCGCCTGTTCTCCTTGGTCCTGCCCTTCCGGATCAACGAATACGTACTCAGTGAACTGATCGACTGGTCGGCACCGGACAGCGACCCGGTCTTCCACCTGTTCTTCCCGCAGCCGGGCATGCTCTCGCCCGACGACGAACACCGGCTGGCCGCGGCCCGCGACGGCGGCGACGCCGGCGAGCTGGCCCGGACCATCGCCGGCATCCGGGCCGGCATGAACCCGCATCCGGAGCATCAGCAGGACTTGAACGTTCCGAACGACGCCGACGGGCCGGTTCCGGGCACGCAGCACAAGTACGAACAGACGCTGCTGTACTTCCCCTCGGCCGGCCAGACCTGCCACGCCTACTGCACCTACTGCTTCCGCTGGGCCCAGTTCGTCGGCGAGCCGGAGCTGCGCTTCGCCGCAGCCGAGCCCTCGCGCGCCGTGGCCTACCTGCGCCGGCACCCGGAGATCACCGACGTGCTGGTCACCGGCGGCGACCCGATGGTGATGTCGGCCCAGCGGCTGCGGCAGCACATCGAGCCGTTCCTGTCCGTGGAGTCGCTGCAGACGGTGCGCATCGGCACCAAGTCGGTGGCCAGCTGGCCGCACCGCTACGTCACCGACCACGACGCCGACGCCACGCTGCGCCTGTTCGAGCAGATCGCCGAGGCCGGCAAGACCCCGGCGGTGATGGCGCACCTGAGCCACCCGGTGGAGCTGGAGCCGGCCATCGCGCGCACCGCGCTGGCGCGCATCCGCGACACCGGCGCCGTCGTCTACTGCCAGGCCCCGCTGATCGGCCGGGTCAACGACGACGCCGCGGCCTGGGCCCGGCTGTGGCGCGCCGAGCAGCGCGCCGGCGCCGTGCCGTACTACATGTTCGTGGCCCGCGACACCGGGCCGCGCGACTACTTCAAGGTGCCGCTGGCGCGCGCCGCCGAGGTGTTCCGCGACGCCTACAGCTCCCTGCCCGGGCTGGCTCGCACGGTGCGCGGGCCGGTCATGTCCACGACCGGCGGGAAGGTCGCGGTGGACGGCGTGACCGAGGAGTCCGGCGACTCCGGCACCAGGCGGTTCTTCGAACTGCGCTATCTGCAAGCCAGGGATCCCCGCCTGGTCGGCAGGCCTTTCCGTGCTGTTTACTCAGCAGATGCCGCATGGATCGACGACCTCGAACTCGCGCCCGGCACCCCGGCGGACATCCGCGCGGCGGTGGCGGCCGGCCGGGACTGA
- a CDS encoding SDR family oxidoreductase, with protein sequence MATIAITGAASGIGATLATWLTDDGHRVIGVDLAGVDVETDLGTAEGRTEAVAAITELCDGRLDGLLPFAGLAPATGRTGSLLVSVNYFGAIALLEGLRPALKAAGSSAVVLPSSNSVTCQPGWPADIAEACLAGDEPGARALADTHGELASVQAYPATKAALAWYVRTRAADWIADGIRLNAVAPGMIDTPMTQAGRADELTAAGMAAFEKTIPAGRPGRPEEVAAAVAFLLSEQASFMAGSVVFCDGGTDAALRGKDWPARWNLAI encoded by the coding sequence ATGGCCACCATAGCCATCACCGGCGCCGCCTCCGGCATAGGCGCGACCCTGGCCACCTGGCTGACCGACGACGGGCACCGGGTCATCGGCGTGGACCTGGCCGGGGTGGACGTCGAGACGGATCTGGGCACCGCCGAGGGCCGCACCGAGGCCGTCGCGGCGATCACAGAGCTCTGCGACGGCCGTCTGGACGGCCTGCTCCCCTTCGCGGGCCTGGCGCCCGCCACCGGCCGCACCGGCTCGCTGCTGGTGTCGGTGAACTACTTCGGCGCCATCGCCCTGCTGGAAGGGCTGCGGCCGGCGTTGAAGGCGGCCGGGAGCAGCGCGGTGGTGCTGCCGTCGTCGAACTCGGTCACCTGCCAGCCGGGCTGGCCGGCTGACATCGCCGAGGCCTGCCTGGCCGGCGACGAGCCCGGGGCCCGCGCGCTGGCCGACACCCACGGCGAGCTCGCGTCCGTGCAGGCCTACCCGGCGACCAAAGCCGCCCTGGCCTGGTACGTCCGCACCCGCGCCGCCGACTGGATCGCCGACGGTATACGTCTGAACGCCGTCGCGCCCGGCATGATCGACACCCCGATGACCCAGGCTGGCCGCGCCGACGAGCTCACCGCCGCCGGTATGGCCGCCTTCGAGAAGACCATCCCGGCCGGACGCCCCGGACGCCCGGAGGAGGTGGCCGCGGCGGTGGCGTTCTTGTTGTCGGAGCAGGCTTCTTTCATGGCCGGATCGGTCGTGTTCTGCGACGGCGGAACGGATGCGGCCTTGCGGGGCAAGGACTGGCCGGCGCGCTGGAATCTGGCGATATAG
- a CDS encoding NADH:flavin oxidoreductase, which translates to MTTPAEPAPDVLAPATLGPVRLRNRVIKSATFEGATPDALVSDGLVAYHRRPAAGGVGMTTVAYLAVSPEGRTERRQIHWRPEAVPGLRTLTDAVHAEGAAVAAQIGHAGPVADARSNRATALSCSPMLNPVSFRRTRAATAADIERIIADHARAARLAIESGFDSVEIHLGHNYFASAFLSPRLNKRDDAYGGSLANRAKVALALARAVRDEAGDRIAVTAKLNMEDGYPGGLRIEDSLQVAQWLQRDGTLDALELTAGSSLMNPMYLFTGDVPLREFAAQFPPLPRLGIRLLGRKFLRAYPYQDTYLMERALRFRAELSLPLILLGGITTRATMDRAMAAGFQYVAMARALLREPDLVNRIAADTTTPSLCSHCNRCMPTIYTGTRCPEIP; encoded by the coding sequence GTGACGACCCCTGCCGAACCAGCACCCGACGTCCTGGCCCCGGCGACCCTCGGCCCGGTCCGCCTGCGCAACCGCGTGATCAAGTCCGCGACGTTCGAAGGCGCCACCCCGGACGCCCTGGTGAGCGACGGCCTCGTCGCCTACCACCGCCGCCCGGCCGCCGGCGGCGTCGGCATGACCACCGTCGCCTACCTCGCCGTCTCCCCGGAGGGCCGCACCGAGCGCCGCCAGATCCACTGGCGTCCCGAAGCCGTGCCGGGCCTGCGCACCCTCACCGACGCCGTCCACGCCGAGGGCGCAGCCGTCGCCGCCCAGATCGGGCACGCCGGACCGGTGGCCGACGCCCGCTCCAACCGCGCCACGGCCCTGTCCTGCTCGCCGATGCTGAATCCGGTCAGCTTCCGACGCACCCGCGCCGCGACCGCCGCCGACATCGAGCGGATCATCGCCGACCACGCCCGCGCCGCCCGCCTGGCGATCGAATCAGGGTTCGACTCCGTCGAGATCCACCTCGGCCACAACTACTTCGCCAGCGCCTTCCTGTCCCCGCGCCTGAACAAGCGCGACGACGCCTACGGCGGATCCCTGGCCAACCGCGCCAAAGTCGCCCTGGCCCTGGCGCGCGCCGTCCGCGACGAGGCCGGCGACCGGATCGCGGTGACGGCGAAGCTGAACATGGAGGACGGCTACCCCGGCGGCCTGCGCATCGAGGACAGCCTGCAGGTCGCGCAGTGGCTGCAGCGGGACGGCACCCTCGACGCCCTGGAGCTGACCGCCGGCAGCTCCCTGATGAACCCGATGTACCTGTTCACCGGCGACGTGCCCCTGCGCGAGTTCGCCGCGCAGTTCCCGCCGCTGCCCCGCCTCGGGATCCGCCTGCTCGGCAGGAAGTTCCTGCGCGCCTACCCGTATCAGGACACATATCTGATGGAGCGCGCCCTGCGCTTCCGCGCCGAACTCTCACTGCCGTTGATCCTGCTCGGCGGCATCACCACCCGCGCCACGATGGACCGCGCGATGGCGGCCGGATTCCAGTACGTGGCCATGGCGCGCGCCTTGCTGCGCGAGCCGGATCTGGTGAACCGCATCGCCGCCGATACGACGACCCCCTCGCTGTGCTCGCACTGCAACCGCTGCATGCCCACGATCTATACCGGGACCCGGTGTCCTGAGATACCTTGA